The following are from one region of the Leptolyngbya sp. 'hensonii' genome:
- a CDS encoding tetratricopeptide repeat protein translates to MKCPEFEQAFKNLPPRRRDVLLRMLKGETDAEIAQALGIGESTVRKYIERIGQDFELGGDGTGERRSRRTEIVTLVAQHKPELLNESQSQPDLLPRSVNSENKGLFEASFIQLVLKQPKEDLATVLQQLLANSSPQKQKKEFANVLNELGHQIYMNGDIRSATFYLEFAVQFNPELPSAHFNLGSAYEKLGHKEEARQHYTIVASQTNVPEDEEHAVYAAINNLARLHILQGEEDQAIDLILPRLEQILPRLAHLGDRAVRSALHKNLGWAYLYKGNYLEAGKYLLKAIELDGNRPDAHCLLAKVHTAQGNYQAAIASWKNCRELGDNLSMAYRFPELDLWQSEAHAHLKSSP, encoded by the coding sequence ATGAAATGCCCAGAATTTGAGCAAGCTTTTAAGAATCTGCCCCCCCGGCGCAGGGATGTGTTGCTCCGGATGCTTAAAGGAGAAACTGATGCAGAAATTGCTCAGGCTTTAGGGATAGGAGAGTCTACGGTCAGGAAGTACATCGAACGAATTGGCCAGGATTTTGAACTGGGGGGTGACGGTACGGGAGAACGACGATCGAGACGAACTGAGATCGTGACCCTGGTGGCCCAGCATAAACCAGAACTCTTAAATGAAAGTCAATCTCAGCCTGATTTGCTGCCAAGATCAGTCAATTCAGAAAATAAAGGTCTCTTCGAAGCCAGTTTCATTCAGCTTGTGCTGAAGCAACCTAAGGAGGATCTTGCTACTGTGTTACAGCAATTGCTGGCAAATTCTTCTCCGCAAAAACAGAAAAAAGAATTTGCGAACGTCCTGAATGAACTGGGACATCAGATCTATATGAATGGAGACATTCGCAGTGCAACATTCTATTTGGAGTTTGCGGTTCAGTTTAATCCGGAACTGCCCAGTGCCCATTTCAACTTAGGGTCAGCCTACGAAAAGCTGGGTCATAAAGAAGAGGCCCGCCAGCATTACACAATTGTGGCCAGCCAGACCAATGTCCCGGAGGATGAAGAACATGCCGTATATGCAGCGATCAACAATCTGGCCCGGTTACACATTCTTCAGGGTGAGGAAGATCAAGCTATTGACCTGATTCTGCCTCGCTTAGAACAAATTTTGCCTCGCTTAGCGCACCTGGGAGACCGTGCTGTGAGATCAGCGCTGCACAAGAATCTTGGTTGGGCATATCTATACAAAGGGAATTACCTGGAAGCAGGAAAATATCTGCTCAAGGCGATTGAGTTAGACGGTAACCGGCCCGACGCCCATTGCTTACTGGCAAAAGTTCATACTGCTCAAGGCAATTATCAGGCCGCGATCGCATCATGGAAAAATTGTCGTGAGCTTGGAGACAATCTTTCCATGGCCTATCGCTTTCCCGAGTTGGATCTGTGGCAATCGGAAGCCCATGCCCACCTGAAGTCTTCCCCATAG
- a CDS encoding class I SAM-dependent methyltransferase, whose amino-acid sequence MAMKLEQVVPFGRSLDEYKKMFNLSATDLTQRILGVGDGPASFNAEVTTMGGHVTSIDPIYQFQGPEILQQFHAVVDDIIAQVKASPEDWVWSYHASPEALRQSRIQTIQTFIADYDRGQQAGRYQVAALPELPFPDQSFDLALCSHFLFLYSDHYDAAFHLDSVQAMLRVSREVRIFPLVTLMMQRSPHLEFVLRALEERGYSVTTVKVAYELQKGGNEMLVIQS is encoded by the coding sequence ATGGCGATGAAGTTGGAGCAAGTGGTCCCTTTTGGTCGATCGCTGGATGAATACAAGAAAATGTTCAATCTCTCGGCTACCGATTTGACGCAACGCATTCTGGGAGTTGGGGATGGTCCTGCCAGTTTTAATGCCGAAGTCACAACTATGGGGGGCCATGTCACGTCGATCGACCCCATCTATCAATTTCAGGGGCCAGAAATCCTGCAGCAATTCCATGCAGTTGTCGATGACATCATCGCCCAGGTGAAAGCCAGCCCAGAGGATTGGGTCTGGAGTTATCATGCTTCCCCAGAGGCATTGCGCCAGAGCCGGATACAAACTATCCAGACCTTTATCGCAGACTACGATCGGGGCCAACAGGCTGGTCGGTATCAGGTTGCTGCCTTACCAGAACTCCCCTTCCCTGACCAGAGCTTTGACCTGGCCCTATGCTCCCATTTTCTGTTCTTGTATTCAGATCACTATGACGCAGCATTTCACCTCGATTCCGTGCAGGCAATGTTGCGGGTGAGTCGAGAAGTTCGCATCTTCCCACTGGTGACGCTGATGATGCAACGATCGCCCCATTTGGAATTTGTGCTGCGGGCTTTGGAGGAGAGGGGTTACAGCGTCACCACGGTCAAGGTGGCTTATGAACTCCAGAAAGGCGGAAATGAAATGCTGGTAATCCAGTCCTGA